From Scylla paramamosain isolate STU-SP2022 unplaced genomic scaffold, ASM3559412v1 Contig3, whole genome shotgun sequence, a single genomic window includes:
- the LOC135096194 gene encoding LOW QUALITY PROTEIN: ribosomal protein S6 kinase alpha-5-like (The sequence of the model RefSeq protein was modified relative to this genomic sequence to represent the inferred CDS: deleted 3 bases in 2 codons) gives MYVYMYECMYVCMYLYECVYSSKDSIVTLLFRGYSYVAPSILFTDNVISDSSSLFKMSPDRRPSTTNLLLACSFKDSPFFQKYELNLRDNVLGDGSFSVCRECVQKSSGQQHFPVEIVSRRLDCQQEINLLWACQGHSNIVNNIHEVFHDEAHTYIVMQLLGGGEPLPQRIRKHERFTEARRASVVVRNLLPAVHHVHRKSTSVHGDLKPDRGEKGWC, from the exons atgtatgtgtatatgtatgaatgtatgtatgtatgtatgtatttatatgagtgtgtgtactCTTCCAAAGATAGTattgttacattattatttcGGGGCTACTCCTACGTTGCTCCATCAATTCTCTTCACTGACAATGTCATCAGCGACAGCAGCAGCCTTTTCAAGATGTCACCAGACAGAAGACCTTCCACAACCAACCTATTATTGGCTTGTAGCTTTAAG GACTCGCCATTTTTCCAAAAATACGAACTGAATCTCCGAGATAATGTACTCGGAGACGGCAGCTTCAGTGTCTGTCGGGAATGTGTACAAAAGTCCAGCGGGCAACAACACTTTCCTGTGGAGATAGTGTCAAGAAGACTAGACTGCCAACAAGAAATCAATTTACTCTGGGCTTGCCAAGGACATTCCAACATTGTCAACAACATCCATGAAGTTTTCCATGATGAG GCACACACCTACATTGTGATGCAGCTCCTTGGAGGTGGAGAGCCG CTGCCTCAGAGGATCAGGAAACACGAGAGGTTCACAGAGGCTCGC CGGGCTTCGGTCGTCGTGAGGAACCTGTTGCCAGCAGTTCACCACGTGCACAGGAAAAGCACCAGTGTTCACGGAGACCTAAAGCCAGACAGGGGTGAAAAGGGttggtgttga